The genome window CGCCGCGAGTCCGCGCGCGTACACGGCGTCCACGTCCTGGACGTAAACGTGGATGTTCGCAGGCGACGAGGGCCATTCCGGCACGGCGTCGGACATCATCACGACCGTGTCGTCGATGCGCACTTCGGCGTGCATGACGCGGCCGTCCGCATCGAAGCGACGCAGCTCCTGCGCACCGAACACCTCCTTCAGGAAGTCGATCAGCTTCTGCGCCCCGTTCACGCCCAGGTACGGTGACACGGAGTTGAAGCCCTGCGGTTTCCAGTCCACTGCGTCTGCCATCCCGTCCTCCCCTGGTTCACTGGTTCAATGGAAATCCCGCGACCGGTAATTCACCTTCTCCACCTGCGGCCGGTAGTTCACCGTCTCACGCTGCGGCCTGTGCACACGCAGCTCGCGGAACCGCCGCCCGACGATGCTGACTGCACGATCCTCGCGCTCGAGCCGCCCCTCGATCAGCAGGAACGGCGCGTGGCGGACGACTTCCCGGTTCGCTGCATACAGATCACGTGAGACGATTACGTTCAGAAAACCGAACTCATCCTCGAGCAGCACGAATACCGTGCCCTTGGCAGTGGACGGATGCTGGCGTGCGACGACCAGCCCGCCGACACACACCCGCCCGCCGTCCGGCACCCCGTCCAGCTCCGCACTGGAGCACACGCCCGCCTCGTGCAGCCGCGCGCGCAGGTGCTGCATCGGGTGGCCGTTCGTGCTGATGCCGGTCGCGAGATAATCGAGGAAGATCATCTCCGCGCCTTCCAGCTCGCGCGGCTCGAAAGGCAGCACGCGCGCGGGCGCCAGCGGCAGCAGGTCGCCTGCCACCCGCAGCGCCTCCCACGCCGCACGCCGACGGCCGGGCTCGAACGCCTCGAACGCGCCGGCGCGCGCCAGGTGCAGCGCGTCCGCCCGGGAAAGTGAGGCACGCCGCACGACGTCCGCAATCGATTCGAACGGGCCGTCCTGGTGGGCTCGCTGGAGGGCGTTTCTGGTTTTTTCGCCCAGGCCACGGATATGGCGCCAGCCTATGCGCAGGGCTGGCTGTTTTTCTACCACGGAGAGCACGGAGGACACAGAGTCGCTTTCGGTATCGTTCTGCGACTCCGCACGTTCATTAACGGCATTTACCGCATCGCTCTGCGACTCCGCACGTTCATTAACGGCATTCACCGCTGAGAGCGCAGAGGACGCTGAGGATTGTCGCTGAGAAGCTTCTGCAGTGCTGATTGAGTCGTCTGCCGCTGAGCTCCGGCCACCATTCAGAACAGGATTTGTAGCTGCTTCATCCTCTGCCGCAGGTCCGCGGCCATTGTATAGAACATTGTTTGTGGTTGCTTCGTCGCCGAAGTCGTGCGGCCGGCGAGAAACATCACTGTTCGTATCTGTTGAGTCTCTGTGAGCACTGTGTTCTCTGTGGTTGAAAGCTGTTCCGCTCTCCGCGTGCAGTTCTCCGCGCTCTCTGCGCTCTCCGCGGTGAAACTGCTGTTCTCCGGAAGCAGTCTGCCCATCAGACTCCAGCTCGATCGTGCAATCCCACTCGCCGTGCGCGAGGCACGGTGGCCGTACGATGACACCGTGGCGCATGGCGTCGTGGACGAGCGTGGCCGGCGGGTAGAAGCCCATGGGCCAGGCGTTCAGCATGCCGAGGTAGAACTCCGTTGGAAAGTTGGCCTTGAGCCAGGCCGTCGCATACGCGATCAGCGCGAAGCTCCACGCGTGCGACTCGGGGAAACCGTAGTTCGCGAAGGAGACCAGGTCGTGCGTGATCTGCTCGGCGACCTGCTCATCGATGTCGCGCGCGACGATCGCACGCTTCAGCTTTTCCAGCGCGGCCTGCAGCTTCGGGAGCTTGCGGTGGTGACCCATCGTCCGGCGCAGCTCGTCCGCTTCGCTGGCGCTGTAGCCGCCGAGCGCCATGGAGATGGCCATGGCCTGCTCCTGGAAGATCGGCACGCCGTAGGTGCGGCGCAGGATTGGCTCCAGCAGCGGGTGCGCGTAGCTGACGTCCTCCCTGCCGCGGCGTCGCTCCGTGTACGGATGGACGAAACGCGCCTGGATCGGGCCGGGGCGGATGAGCGCGACCTGCACGACGATGTCGTAGAGTCGCTCGGGTTTCGTGTGCAGGATCGACTGGATCTGTGCGCGGCTCTCGATCTGGAACGTGCCGACCGTGTCACCGGCACTGATCATCTCGTACGTCTTTCTGTCGTCGACCGGCAGCCGGTACATCTCCATCTTCTCGCCCGTGCGCTTCTCGATCGCGTCGAAGGCGAGGTGGACGGCGGAAAGGCCGCCGAGCCCGAGGAAGTCGAACTTGGGAACGCCGGCGGCGTCGAGGTCGTCCTTGTCGAACTGCAGGATCGTCCGACCCATCGACGTGTGCTCGATCGGCAGGTACGCGCCGAGTGGATCGGACGAGAGGACGAAGCCGCCGGGATGCGTCGAGCGCATGCGGGGGACGTCGTCGAGGGATTGCAGTGACGAGAGCAATGCGCGGCCGCGCGGATCGTCCAGCTCGAGGCCGTACTCCTTTGCCATGCCGCCCTTCAGCTCCTCCGCGAGCTGCGACGGCTCCCAGTGGTGCGAGCGCTTCGACAGCGTGAACGCGAGGTCGGCCGGATAGCCGAGCGCGCGCATCATGTCCTGCAGCGCGGTCGGTGCATGGTAGAGCTGCG of Longimicrobiales bacterium contains these proteins:
- a CDS encoding VOC family protein, with the translated sequence MADAVDWKPQGFNSVSPYLGVNGAQKLIDFLKEVFGAQELRRFDADGRVMHAEVRIDDTVVMMSDAVPEWPSSPANIHVYVQDVDAVYARGLAAGGEPVQEPVRRGDVDKRGGFRDPTGHTWWVATQQEIDPTLPAT
- the dnaE gene encoding DNA polymerase III subunit alpha gives rise to the protein MYAELRAHSAYSFGDGTSSPEQLVSRAAELGYGALGLTDTSDLGGIIRFTLEANAQGIKPVVGAELKVDGYPTAFLARNERGYRNLARLVTRARIGRVESWRLRDGEEAAGAADGTSHGGRNVLHSPEQPVLHHTSARPAVDRRGHDLVKRYATPLPDRGRPELTFEDVAECADGLWCMTGPASGEVATYVGSERTSEAMFLLERWRDVFADRLTIEVQLHHVSGRESALANALIELAERQRLPWVVSNDPRYLDNGGRLVHDLLTANRADVCVNTAASWGLLLPNGEWRLKSPREMASLWKGREAGLRFSCDIAADCAAFDLRWLRPPLPHFDVPAGHDDDSFLAQCAWAGARERWGEPDERQRAQLEHELRVIRSLGFAGFFLVMWDAVRFARSRGILCQGRGSAANSAVAYCLGITAVDPVRHGLLFERFLSEVRTDGGTEAPDIDVDFEMHRREEVLDYMYDRYRRAHSAITAVTQLYHAPTALQDMMRALGYPADLAFTLSKRSHHWEPSQLAEELKGGMAKEYGLELDDPRGRALLSSLQSLDDVPRMRSTHPGGFVLSSDPLGAYLPIEHTSMGRTILQFDKDDLDAAGVPKFDFLGLGGLSAVHLAFDAIEKRTGEKMEMYRLPVDDRKTYEMISAGDTVGTFQIESRAQIQSILHTKPERLYDIVVQVALIRPGPIQARFVHPYTERRRGREDVSYAHPLLEPILRRTYGVPIFQEQAMAISMALGGYSASEADELRRTMGHHRKLPKLQAALEKLKRAIVARDIDEQVAEQITHDLVSFANYGFPESHAWSFALIAYATAWLKANFPTEFYLGMLNAWPMGFYPPATLVHDAMRHGVIVRPPCLAHGEWDCTIELESDGQTASGEQQFHRGERRERGELHAESGTAFNHREHSAHRDSTDTNSDVSRRPHDFGDEATTNNVLYNGRGPAAEDEAATNPVLNGGRSSAADDSISTAEASQRQSSASSALSAVNAVNERAESQSDAVNAVNERAESQNDTESDSVSSVLSVVEKQPALRIGWRHIRGLGEKTRNALQRAHQDGPFESIADVVRRASLSRADALHLARAGAFEAFEPGRRRAAWEALRVAGDLLPLAPARVLPFEPRELEGAEMIFLDYLATGISTNGHPMQHLRARLHEAGVCSSAELDGVPDGGRVCVGGLVVARQHPSTAKGTVFVLLEDEFGFLNVIVSRDLYAANREVVRHAPFLLIEGRLEREDRAVSIVGRRFRELRVHRPQRETVNYRPQVEKVNYRSRDFH